One segment of Zhihengliuella halotolerans DNA contains the following:
- a CDS encoding FAD-binding oxidoreductase, with product MDPDGRSGKVQDSAATRIAYCRDFGPREDDFLPAFVVFAECVEDVQAVLSYANDHAVPVIARGAGTGVSGGVNASENCIVLSLERMDRILEIRPEDEVAVVEPGVVNGDLGDAVAEYGLMYAPDPASYRQSTIGGNVATNAGGLRCAKYGVTRDSVLGLDVVLADGTLLHTGRSTFKGVAGYDLTSLFVGSEGTLGVVVSATVRLRYLSPESRSIAAFFPTVEAAAAGVLAVGRHRVQPAIMEFLDAGTMAVIDAGFGTDLASRGGALLLVRTDGHGARVEEAIVREALTRLGAQLAAAGDDIAARLIEMRRSSRGDIQDDEYRVGEDVAVPRSQLVAYVHRLSEIATEHGVMLRIVAHAGDGNLHPTFWVAPEDGADGLERLARALDESVRGALDAGGTITGEHGIGQFKRRWLGWEQQEEVLELQRQIKKLFDPHGILNPGKAIL from the coding sequence ATCGATCCTGACGGAAGATCGGGGAAGGTCCAGGACTCCGCGGCAACTCGCATCGCCTACTGCCGCGACTTCGGCCCCCGCGAGGACGATTTCCTGCCCGCCTTCGTTGTCTTCGCCGAATGCGTCGAGGATGTCCAAGCGGTCCTTTCCTACGCCAACGACCACGCAGTGCCCGTCATCGCCCGCGGGGCAGGCACGGGTGTTTCGGGCGGCGTGAACGCGAGCGAAAACTGTATCGTTCTGAGCCTTGAGCGGATGGACCGAATACTCGAGATCCGCCCCGAGGACGAAGTGGCCGTGGTCGAGCCAGGAGTCGTCAACGGGGACCTGGGAGACGCGGTCGCCGAGTACGGGCTCATGTATGCCCCAGATCCCGCAAGCTACCGGCAGTCGACGATCGGTGGCAACGTGGCAACGAATGCCGGCGGTCTGAGATGCGCCAAATACGGCGTCACGAGGGACTCGGTGCTGGGGCTCGACGTCGTCCTCGCGGACGGGACGCTTCTGCATACCGGCAGAAGCACATTCAAAGGGGTGGCCGGATACGACCTGACCAGCCTCTTCGTAGGCTCAGAAGGAACCCTCGGGGTCGTCGTCTCGGCGACGGTGCGCTTGCGTTACCTCAGCCCCGAGTCCCGTTCGATCGCGGCGTTCTTCCCGACCGTGGAGGCGGCCGCGGCGGGTGTCCTGGCCGTTGGTCGGCATCGAGTGCAGCCGGCGATCATGGAGTTTCTCGACGCGGGCACCATGGCGGTCATCGACGCCGGTTTCGGCACGGATCTCGCGAGCAGGGGAGGGGCGCTCCTGCTGGTGCGGACCGACGGCCACGGCGCACGCGTCGAGGAAGCGATTGTGCGGGAGGCGCTGACGAGGCTCGGTGCCCAGCTCGCCGCAGCCGGCGACGACATCGCCGCTCGGCTCATCGAAATGCGGCGCTCTAGCCGAGGCGACATTCAGGACGACGAATATCGTGTAGGCGAAGACGTCGCCGTCCCGCGTTCCCAACTAGTCGCCTACGTGCACCGGCTGAGTGAGATAGCGACCGAGCACGGTGTCATGTTGCGGATTGTCGCGCACGCGGGTGACGGAAATCTGCATCCGACCTTCTGGGTCGCACCGGAGGACGGGGCTGATGGCCTCGAACGTCTCGCTCGGGCCTTGGACGAGTCCGTGCGAGGAGCTCTGGATGCGGGAGGCACGATCACCGGAGAGCACGGCATCGGCCAGTTCAAACGTCGCTGGCTGGGGTGGGAACAGCAGGAGGAGGTCCTCGAACTGCAGCGCCAGATCAAAAAGCTCTTCGACCCCCACGGCATACTCAACCCCGGTAAGGCCATCCTCTAG
- the thiC gene encoding phosphomethylpyrimidine synthase ThiC translates to MRTTDATPVSTVTTGPIEGSSKRYEAVTGAEHLRYPVRRVHLSNGEHFDLYDTSGPYTDADAEIDVEAGLKRARDEWNRPEPIDGAATQLVWARAGIVTDEIAYVAAREGLEPEFVREEVAAGRAVIPANHRHPESEPMIIGKAFAVKVNANIGNSAVTSSVEEEVEKMVWAARWGADTLMDLSTGRNIHETREWILRNAPIPVGTVPIYQALEKVNGDPAKLTWEIYRDTVIEQAEQGVDYMTVHAGVLLRYVPLTAKRVTGIVSRGGSIMAAWCLAHHTESFLYTHFVELCEIFRKYDITFSLGDGLRPGSIADANDEAQFAELRTLGELTKIAKSHGVQVMIEGPGHVPMHKIAENVRLEEELCEEAPFYTLGPLATDIAPAYDHITSAIGASIIAQAGTAMLCYVTPKEHLGLPNRDDVKIGVITYKIAAHSADLAKQHPRAQERDDALSRARFEFRWNDQFALSLDPDTAREYHDETLPAEPAKTAHFCSMCGPKFCSMRISADVREYAAKNGLDSVDAIEAGMAEKSEEFARMGSSVYLPVRAI, encoded by the coding sequence ATGCGCACAACTGACGCTACACCTGTATCCACCGTGACCACCGGCCCTATCGAAGGCAGCAGCAAACGGTACGAAGCGGTCACGGGGGCGGAACACCTGAGGTATCCGGTGCGGCGCGTTCATCTCAGCAACGGAGAGCATTTCGACCTTTACGACACCTCCGGTCCGTACACTGACGCGGACGCGGAGATCGACGTCGAGGCAGGACTCAAACGTGCTCGAGATGAATGGAACCGACCAGAACCGATCGACGGCGCCGCGACCCAGCTGGTCTGGGCGCGGGCCGGGATCGTGACCGACGAGATCGCCTATGTGGCCGCCCGCGAGGGGCTCGAGCCGGAATTCGTTCGCGAGGAGGTCGCGGCGGGACGGGCCGTGATCCCCGCCAACCATCGCCACCCCGAGTCGGAGCCGATGATCATCGGCAAAGCGTTCGCGGTCAAGGTCAACGCGAACATCGGCAACTCCGCGGTGACTTCCTCGGTGGAGGAAGAGGTCGAGAAGATGGTCTGGGCAGCCCGTTGGGGCGCGGATACATTGATGGACTTGTCGACTGGTAGGAACATCCACGAGACCCGGGAGTGGATCCTGCGCAACGCGCCCATCCCGGTCGGCACCGTGCCGATCTACCAGGCTCTAGAGAAGGTGAACGGAGACCCCGCGAAACTGACCTGGGAGATCTACCGGGACACGGTGATCGAGCAGGCGGAACAGGGAGTGGACTACATGACCGTGCACGCGGGTGTGCTGCTGCGCTACGTGCCGCTGACGGCCAAGCGTGTGACTGGCATCGTTTCCCGCGGCGGTTCGATCATGGCGGCGTGGTGCTTGGCGCACCACACGGAGAGTTTCCTCTACACGCACTTCGTGGAATTGTGCGAGATCTTTCGCAAGTACGACATCACGTTCTCGCTCGGCGACGGTCTGCGCCCAGGTTCGATCGCGGACGCGAACGACGAGGCGCAGTTCGCCGAGTTGCGCACGCTCGGGGAACTGACGAAGATCGCCAAGTCCCACGGTGTGCAGGTCATGATCGAGGGTCCGGGCCACGTGCCGATGCACAAGATCGCCGAGAACGTCCGGCTCGAGGAGGAGCTCTGCGAGGAGGCGCCGTTCTACACCCTCGGTCCGCTCGCGACGGATATCGCTCCCGCCTACGATCACATCACCTCCGCTATCGGCGCCTCGATCATCGCCCAGGCCGGGACGGCGATGCTCTGCTACGTGACTCCGAAGGAGCACCTCGGGCTGCCGAACCGAGACGATGTCAAGATCGGTGTGATCACGTACAAGATCGCGGCGCATTCGGCTGATCTCGCCAAGCAGCACCCCCGAGCCCAGGAACGTGACGACGCCCTGAGCCGTGCGCGCTTCGAGTTCCGGTGGAATGACCAGTTCGCGCTCTCGCTCGACCCCGACACGGCCCGCGAGTATCACGACGAGACGCTGCCGGCCGAGCCCGCCAAGACGGCGCATTTCTGCTCGATGTGCGGCCCGAAGTTCTGCTCGATGCGCATATCGGCCGATGTACGCGAGTACGCGGCGAAGAACGGATTGGATTCCGTGGATGCGATCGAGGCGGGCATGGCTGAGAAGTCGGAGGAGTTCGCCCGGATGGGCAGTTCGGTCTACCTGCCCGTTCGCGCGATCTAG